From the Selenomonas sp. oral taxon 920 genome, the window GGCTCGATGTATGAAAAGACCGAGCGCCTGATGGGGCTCGTTACGGCAATCGTCGAGGAACTCGCACCCGATGCGGCTGCCTATGAGGCGATGGAGCCGGATGCGTGCCGTGCAGCAGAGCTGTCGAAGGCAGATCTCGTGACGGGTATGGTCACGGAGTTCACGGAGCTGCAGGGGATCATGGGACGCGAATATGCCCTCCTCGACGGCGAGAAGCTGGAGGTTGCGTGCGCGATTGACGAGCAGTATATGCCGCGCTTCGCGGGTGACGAACTGCCGAAGAGCGATCTCGGCTTCGCACTCAGCGTTGCGGACAAGATTGACAACATCGTCGGCACGTTCAGTCAAGGCAGGATTCCGACTGGATCGCAGGATCCCTTTGCCCTGCGCCGTCAGGCACTCGGGCTTGTGCTCATGCTGATCGAGCACGAGAGCGGGCTGCTGCTCTCCGATCTTGTCGAGGAGGCATCCGATCTCTACGACCTTGATGTGTCCCTGTGTCAGAAAATGCAGGTCTATGTTGCAGATTTTATCCGCCTGCGCCTCAAGAATGTGCTCACAGAGCGCGGTGTACGCTATGATGTGCAGGAGGCAGTGCTTGCAGATGTGGACTTCGTCGCGGACGTGCCCCTGCGCGCAGCCTATGTGGAGCGTCTGCTTGCATCGGACGGTGCGGACGCGCTCGTGCAGTCCTTCGTCCGCGTCGGCAATATCGCACGCATGACAGAGACCGGGATTGTCGATCCTGCACTCTTTCAGGCAGCAGAGGAGGAAGCGCTGCACTCCGCTTATGAGAACGCTATTGCGGCACGCGCTGAGGGCGCAGATACACTTGCGGCAGAGAAGGCGCTTGCGGCGGCAATCGATGCATTCTTTGATGCGGTCATGGTTATGGACAAGGATGAGCGCATCAAGACGAATCGTCTGACGCTCCTCAAGGCAGTCGACAACTATCTCCTCCATACGGCGGACTACAGCAAAATTGTATTGAACTGAGAAACATCATAAAGGTGGACGGCGGTACGGATTCACATCTGAATCTCGTGCGGCCGCCCCTTTTTATTTTCCCTCTGGGTCAGCACTGTCCTCTATGGAATGATATGAAATATTGCTTCCCTAGAGCACAGTGCAGGAAAAAAGATGCACCAGGAGATGAAGGCTGAGTCTATCAGAGCCTCCCTAACAGGGGGCAGCGGAGCTTATTCTCTCTTGAAAGAAACCTGTATTCAGATGAGTACAGGTTTTTTATTTGACAAATAACGTGTGCGCCTCTAAGATGAACAAATGTGAACGGAGGGATTAGATGCGTGTGAAGATGTGCGGGATGAGGACGGCTGCGGCGGCGCGTGCAGCAGAGGAGGCGGGCGCGGACTACATCGGCTTTATCTTTGCGAAAAATAGTCGGCGCTATGTTGCGCCCGAGACGGCGCAGGAGATTGCGTGTGCGCTGTGTCACGTAAAGAAAGTCGGTGTCTTTGTGGATGCGCCGATGTCAGATGTGAACGCGATTGCTGATCTCGTAGGTCTGGACTATGTGCAGCTGCATGGGCATGAGACGGCGGAGATGGCGAAGGAATCGCAGTATCCTGTGATCAAGGCATATCGCTACGGGAATGATTTCGATGCGGATGCGGCGAACGCGTACCCTGCCGAGATGATCCTTGTGGACAGCTATGTGCAGGGCGCGGCGGGCGGCACGGGAACGGCATTCCACTGGCAGGAGGCGGCGCGAGAAATTGCGCGTGTGACGAAACCAGTGCTGATTGCGGGCGGCATCACGGCAGAGAACGTGGGCAAAGCTGCCAGTGTATTTCACCCATTTGGCGTGGATGTATCGGGCGGACTGGAAGAGAGTGGAGAGAAGTCCGAGACGAAAATCAGAGCCTTTATGAATGCTGTACGTGCGGCAGATATTTGACAAATGCGCTGTCCTCCACTAGAATGGAGAATACGTCGCATGACGCTGAAATTACAGAAGTCCGAAGGAGGTGCAGTGTGCGCGATATATTAGCTGAAATCGTAGAAAAGAAGCGCGCAATCGTGGCAGAGGCGAAGAAAAGCGTCCCGCTGAATGACCTGAAAACAGATCTTCCATGCGGTACGTTTCGCATGGCGGAGCACTTCCGATGGCGGGGCTGGGGACTGATTGCGGAGTGCAAACTCCAGTCGCCTGCAAAGGGGCGGCTGACGACTGCGCACAGCGTCACGGAACTTGCCGATATTTACACGGAGGCGGGCGCAGCGGTGCTGTCCGTGCACACCGATCCACACTTTCTCGGGAGCAACGAGGACTTTGCAGCGGTGCGTGCGCGTGTGGATACGCCGCTCCTGCGCAAGGATTTTATCATCGACCCGTATCAAGTCTAC encodes:
- a CDS encoding phosphoribosylanthranilate isomerase, with amino-acid sequence MRVKMCGMRTAAAARAAEEAGADYIGFIFAKNSRRYVAPETAQEIACALCHVKKVGVFVDAPMSDVNAIADLVGLDYVQLHGHETAEMAKESQYPVIKAYRYGNDFDADAANAYPAEMILVDSYVQGAAGGTGTAFHWQEAAREIARVTKPVLIAGGITAENVGKAASVFHPFGVDVSGGLEESGEKSETKIRAFMNAVRAADI